A window from Schistosoma haematobium chromosome 1, whole genome shotgun sequence encodes these proteins:
- the RAP2A gene encoding Ras- protein Rap-2a (EggNog:ENOG41KOG0395~COG:J) yields the protein MRRKYRLVVLGSGGVGKSALTVKFVSGKFVEKYDPTIEDFYRKDILVDGVHHTLEILDTAGTEQFSSLRDLYIRNGQCFLVVYNLASRQTFSDIRNMRDNILRVKGLQPGSVQSVPIVLVGNKADLALNGHREIDPQESETLAAQWCCPHLETSARDDVGVNEAFLEAVRQLLMLEPKRRTLCVVL from the exons ATGCGTCGAAAATACCGACTAGTTGTTCTAGGTAGTGGGGGAGTAGGTAAAAGCGCTTTAACAGTGAAGTTTGTTTCCGGAAAGTTTGTGGAAAAATACGATCCCACAATTGAAGATTTCTATCGTAAGGACATTCT GGTTGATGGTGTTCATCATACTCTAGAAATTTTGGATACTGCTGGAACAGAACAGTTTTCTTCCCTGAGGGATTTGTATATACGAAATGGCCAATGCTTTTTGGTTGTCTATAATCTTGCCAGCCGTCAGACATTCAGCGATATACGTAACATGAGAGACAATATATTGAGAGTAAAGGGTCTTCAACCAGGCTCTGTACAGTCTGTACCTATAGTTCTCGTTGGAAATAAAGCTGATTTGGCACTAAATGGTCATCGGGAAATAGATCCACAAGAGTCTGAAACACTTGCCGCCCAATGGTGTTGTCCACATTTAGAGACGTCTGCAAGAGATGACGTTGGAGTAAATGAAGCATTTTTAGAGGCAGTACGTCAG cTTTTAATGCTTGAACCGAAACGTCGAACCTTGTGTGTAGTTTTATAG